From a region of the Corvus cornix cornix isolate S_Up_H32 chromosome 2, ASM73873v5, whole genome shotgun sequence genome:
- the LOC120411775 gene encoding LOW QUALITY PROTEIN: NAD(P)(+)--arginine ADP-ribosyltransferase 2-like (The sequence of the model RefSeq protein was modified relative to this genomic sequence to represent the inferred CDS: inserted 2 bases in 1 codon) → MAPLAHTLALLAMTVATAAIEVVPLDMAQNSFDDQYQGCGPAMAAALPALNRSEFQQNPLFAEVWAKAKAKWQEKGSCVSPLSSPAQAIALMAYTMDDLHEQFNAAVRKAGSSPREYRDNFHFKALHFLLTDALAELRDIQGRQCRCVIQAVSGLRFEAXCDTVRFGQFLPMSPCGGDGHRGMDAVFQVDTRHSVDVQDFSSDPSKKQVLIQPFETFKVTFVVRDGDKVHIILNSTGTHSNHEWLRGDATGTTWGDRDTQAPLPPLSLPQAPMTLLFFHPGGSIPRDPPPPWGASLGHRGHGSDHQNPLSHKASKVTVVLVATVATMIMKVTVVLVATVATMIMKATRTPREMRPPRLSRPLWPPWSL, encoded by the exons ATGGCTCCCCTGGCTCAcaccctggccctgctggcaaTGACTGTGGCCACTGCGGCCATCGAGGTGGTGCCCCTGGACATGGCCCAGAACTCCTTCGATGACCAGTACCAGGGCTGTGGCCCTGCCATGGCCGCGGCGTTGCCGGCCCTCAACCGCTCTGAGTTCCAGCAGAACCCTCTGTTCGCCGAGGTCTGGGCGAAGGCCAAGGCCAAGTGGCAGGAGAAGGGGTCCTGTGTGTCCCCTCTGTCATCCCCAGCCCAGGCCATCGCCCTCATGGCCTACACGATGGATGACCTGCACGAGCAGTTCAACGCGGCCGTGCGCAAAGCCGGGAGCTCCCCTCGGGAATACCGGGACAACTTCCACTTCAAAGCGCTGCATTTCCTGCTGACCGACGCCCTGGCGGAGCTGAGGGACATTCAGGGACGGCAGTGCCGCTGTGTGATCCAGGCCGTGAGCGGGCTCCGGTTCGAGGC CTGTGACACCGTCCGGTTCGGTCAGTTCCTGCCGATGTCGCCCTGCGGAGGTGACGGTCACCGTGGAATGGACGCCGTGTTCCAGGTGGACACGCGCCACAGCGTGGATGTCCAGGATTTCTCCTCTGATCCGAGCAAGAAGCAGGTGCTGATCCAACCCTTCGAGACCTTCAAGGTCACCTTTGTTGTCCGGGATGGGGACAAGGTGCACATCATCCTCAACTCCACCGGGACCCACAGCAACCACGAGTGGCTGCGAGGTGATGCCACGGGGACAAcctggggggacagggacactca GGCCCCCCTGCCACCCCTGTCCCTCCCCCAGGCCCCCATGACCCTCCTCTTTTTCCACCCAGGTGGGAGCATCCCCAGGGACCCCCCCCCACCTTGGGGGGCTTCTCTTGGCCACCGTGGCCATGGCAGTGACCACCAGAACCCTCTGAGCCACAAGGCCTCCAAGGTCACTGTGGTGTTGGTGGCCACTGTGGCCACCATGATCATGAAGGTCACTGTGGTGTTGGTGGCCACTGTGGCCACCATGATCATGAAggccaccaggacccccagagAAATGAGGCCACCACGGCTATCAAGGCCACTCTGGCCACCGTGGTCACTGTAA
- the GRINA gene encoding protein lifeguard 1 — MSHEKSFLVTSDGFAGQQQPAAPPAYPQAPYPVAPYPQPQFAPAPYPQPGFTQGPGPYPPPGPYPPAGPYPPGPYPPPGPYPQGPYAQPPYAQPQPMVPGDQDSPLHSTYHEDGPPSYYDNQDFPSAHWDDKSIRQAFIRKVFLVLTLQLTVTFAFVTVFTFVKGVRGFVQRNVWTYYVSYAVFFISLIVLSCCGDFRRKHPWNLVSLSILTVSLSYMVGMIASFYDTEAVIMAVGITVVVCFTVVIFSLQTKYDFTSCRGVLIICLVVLILFSILCIFIRNRIVDIVYASLGALLFTCFLAVDTQLILGNKQLALSPEEYIFAALNLYTDIINIFLYILAIIGRAKE; from the exons ATGTCCCACGAGAAGAGTTTCCTGGTGACGAGCGATGGCTTCgcggggcagcagcagccggcGGCCCCCCCAGCCTACCCTCAGGCCCCCTACCCCGTGGCCCCGTACCCCCAGCCGCAGTTCGCCCCCGCGCCCTACCCCCAGCCGGGCTTCACGCAGGGGCCGGGGCCGTACCCGCCACCGGGGCCGTACCCCCCTGCCGGGCCGTACCCCCCCGGGCCGTACCCCCCGCCCGGGCCCTACCCACAGGGCCCCTACGCGCAGCCGCCCTatgcccagccccagcccatgGTCCCTGGTGACCAAGACT cccccctgCACAGCACCTACCACGAGGATGGGCCCCCCTCCTACTATGACAACCAGGACTTCCCGTCGGCGCACTGGGACGACAAGAGCATCCGGCAGGCCTTCATCCGCAAG GTGTTCCTGGTGCTCACGCTGCAGCTGACCGTCACCTTCGCCTTCGTGACCGTCTTCACCTTCGTCAAAGGCGTGCGGGGCTTCGTGCAGCGCAACGTGTGGACGTACTACGTGTCCTACGCCGTGTTCTTCATTTCCCTCATCGTCCTCAGCTGCTGCGGCGACTTCCGCCGCAAGCACCCCTGGAACCTCGTATCCCTG TCCATCCTGACTGTCAGCCTGTCCTACATGGTGGGGATGATCGCCAGCTTCTATGACACCGAGGCTGTCATCATGGCCGTCGGCATCACCGTCGTCGTCTGCTTCACCGTCGTCATCTTCTCCCTGCAG ACCAAGTACGACTTCACCTCATGCCGGGGTGTCCTCATCATCTGCCTCGTCGTGCTCATCCTCTTCTCCATCCTGTGCATCTTCATCCGGAACCGCATCGTGGACATCGTCTACGCCTCGCTGGGGGCCCTGCTCTTCACCTGC TTCCTGGCAGTGGACACGCAGCTGATCCTGGGGAACAAGCAGCTGGCGCTGAGCCCCGAGGAGTACATCTTCGCCGCGCTCAACCTCTACACCGACATCATCAACATCTTCCTCTACATCCTCGCCATCATCGGCAGGGCCAAGGAGTAG
- the PARP10 gene encoding protein mono-ADP-ribosyltransferase PARP10 yields MCGCPRMAGGVLEVQGVPPDAPEELLVLYFESRRRSGGGPVQSCQRLGPLLFLTFEDPQDAQNVLAHGSHRLGGAELEVRPAPPWDPTHLLLHGLDPRTTPEHLDLPLETLLGVPPGTVTQCQGPAPGWGLLRLRDPLAPPELASAEQRARQQGLALLRVPRSPAVLVRAAAAPALSRDLLELYFENRRSGGGCVRDVRLLPAGRGAVVTFQEPAAAERVLQRPHRLQDVVLELVPHYPFLEPPEESTDLPLDTVPPLDRAPPPDTEPLLVMDPLLDVECPPDTDPCSDTDAPVADTNPTPDRAAAVPAPAAPTSHPVPEQPSPAVPGGNKDTEGFNAVPSQAQCPGPVSVVVPEAGVGGAGAGCEWGARPVPGSGGFPAEPAGLGDLAPHNPALPWHCPLPAGPSWAGLLRQVESRFQCIIQLDGKPWSPPDPQPELEELLPLSSHCDSWHQDLPEDSNATADNGDDRDNAFHSNVEEIKEVLAALHPSEDDDCENPSLWPDTVPGTEWDPDAEFPSVAGGEGARELLSDTRVEEEVQMALAIQYSMESTRCEEVELARATALSLRSYCREQEQAEEDAGLLAALEASLEEALLAADVAQVTVFCSFEQDVSAVRQELDWVLVGQLRAQEVVSERLRALPAAGHCALALLRCRHAVHLSLCGDTATLRGFAKYTAPAAQDLVSMLQRPLPPGHGATAVTTATTITSATAATTITSATAATAATAATTATAATAHWVRWDPSGTAVPYAPEAAAQLEQAWLRRERKLDLVLDGRPFTVDLERMEEFNIGSALAVPICRSQPPLESTSCLLEPEVAGLEEEVRLLALAEDSEEFADAVHHFYGTLEELHSQISIVQVQKLIHPVLYKQYQLKKGSVKRACAAGTVVERILFHGTTKASSREICLHGFNRSFCGKNATLYGLGVYFAARAAISARDRYSPPSAKGTKFIFVAKVLTGEFTAGQPGLRAPPLREGSGAHQRYHSVVDDPRQPDIFVIFNDTQAYPQYLITCRCRRRRHGAPPDPPGSRSGSRTPP; encoded by the exons ATGTGTGGGTGCCCCAGGATGGCAGGAGGGGTGCTGGAGGTGCAGGGGGTCCCCCCCGACGCCCCGGAGGAGCTGCTGGTCCTGTACTTCGAGAGCCGGCGGCGTTCGGGGGGGggccctgtgcagagctgccagcGCCTTGgccccctcctcttcctcaccttcGAGGACCCCCAGG ATGCACAGAATGTGTTGGCCCACGGCAGCCACAGGTTGGGGGGGGCCGAGCTGGAGGTGCGCCCGGCCCCCCCCTGGGACCCCACCCACCTGCTGCTGCATGGCCTCGATCCCCGGACCACCCCCGAGCACCTGGACTTACCCCTGGAGACCCTACTGGGGGTCCCCCCTGGCACTGTCACCCAGTGCCAGGGCCCTGCGCCCGGCTGGGGCCTGCTGCGCCTGCGGGACCCCCTCGCCCCCCCAG AGCTGGCGTCGGCGGAGCAGCGGGCGCGGCAGCAGGGGCTGGCGCTGCTGCGGGTGCCGCGGAGCCCCGCGGTGCTggtgcgggcggcggcggcgccggcgCTGAGCCGGGACCTGCTCGAGCTCTACTTTGAGAACCGGCgcagcggcggcggctgcgTGAGGGACGTGcggctgctgccagctgggcgCGGGGCCGTTGTCACCTTCCAGGAGCCAGCAG CCGCAGAGCGGGTGCTGCAGAGGCCACACCGGCTGCAGGACGTGGTGCTGGAGCTCGTCCCCCACTACCCCTTCCTGGAGCCGCCGGAGGAGAGCACGGACCTGCCCCTGGACACAGTCCCCCCTCTGGACAGGGCCCCTCCTCCTGACACGGAGCCCCTGCTGGTCATGGACCCCTTGCTGGACGTGGAGTGCCCTCCGGACACAGACCCATGCTCGGACACAGATGCCCCTGTAGCAGACACGAACCCCACACCGGACAGAGCTGCCGCAGTCCCAGCGCCGGCAGCACCAACATCACACCCGGTGCCGGAGCAGCCGTCACCCGCCGTCCCTGGTGGGAACAAGGACACAGAGGGGTTCAATGCTgtgcccagccaggcccagtGCCCGGGGCCTGTGTCGGTGGTGGTCCCGGAGGCGGGTGTCGGCGGTGCTGGCGCAGGAT GTGAGTGGGGAGCCAGGCCGGTGCCAGGCAGTGGTGGATTTCCTGCGGAGCCTGCTGGACTCGGTGACCTCGCACCCCACAACCCTGCACTTCCCTGGCATTGCCCGCTTCCTGCGGGACCCAGCTGGGCAGGCCTCCTCCGGCAGGTGGAGAGCCGCTTCCAGTGCATCATCCAGCTGGACGGTAAACCCTGGAGCCCTCCAGATCCCCAG CcggagctggaggagctgctgcccctgAGCAGCCACTGCGACTCCTGGCACCAGGACCTGCCTGAGGACAGCAATGCCACCGCTGACAATGGTGATGATCGTGACAATGCCTTTCACTCCAACGTAG AGGAGATCAAGGAGGTGCTGGCAGCGCTGCACCCCAGCGAAGACGACGACTGTGAGAACCCTAGCCTGTGGCCTGACACTGTCCCCGGCACCGAGTGGGACCCCGACGCAGAGTTCCCCAGTGTGGCCGGTGGGGAGggtgccagggagctgctgtcGGACAccagggtggaggaggaggtgcaGATGGCCCTGGCCATCCAGTACTCCATGGAGAGCACGCGGTGCGAGGAGGTGGAGCTGGCGCGTGCCACCGCTCTGTCCCTGCGCTCCTACTGccgggagcaggagcaggctgaggAGGATGCCGGGCTCCTGGCCGCACTGGAGGCCTCGCTGGAGGAGGCGCTGCTGGCGGCAGATGTGGCGCAGGTGACGGTGTTCTGCTCCTTTGAGCAGGATGTGTCGGCGGTGCggcaggagctggactgggTGCTGGTGGGACAGCTGCGGGCACAGGAGGTGGTGAGCGAGCGGCTGCGGGCGCTGCCGGCCGCCGGCCACTGCGCGCTGGCCCTGCTGCGGTGCCGGCACGCCGTGCACCTCAGCCTGTGTGGTGACACCGCCACACTGCGCGGCTTCGCCAAGTACACGGCCCCTGCCGCCCAAGACCTCGTGTCGATGCTCCAGCGCCCGCTACCACCGGGGCATGGTGCCACCGCTGTCACCACTGCCACCACTATCacctctgccactgctgccaccactatcacctctgccactgctgccaccGCTGCCACCgctgccaccactgccaccGCTGCCACTGCGCATTGGGTGCGCTGGGACCCCTCTGGCACCGCTGTCCCCTACGCCCCCGAGGCAGCGGCGCAGCTGGAGCAGGCCTGGTTGCGTCGGGAGCGCAAGCTGGATCTGGTGCTGGATGGGCGGCCCTTCACCGTGGATTTGGAGCGCATGGAGGAGTTCAACATTGGCAGTGCCCTCGCCGTGCCCATCTGCCGCAGCCAGCCCCCGCTCGAGAGCACCTCCTGCCTGCTTG AGCCGGaggtggctgggctggaggaggaggtgcggctgctggccctggctgAGGACTCGGAGGAGTTCGCTGATGCCGTGCACCATTTCTACGGGACActggaggagctgcacagccagaTCAGCATCGTGCAG GTGCAGAAGCTGATCCATCCAGTGCTGTACAAGCAGTACCAGCTGAAGAAGGGCAGTGTGAAGCGcgcctgtgctgctggcactgtcGTGGAGCGCATCCTCTTCCATGGCACCACCAAGGCCTCCAGCCGCGAGATCTGCCTGCACGGCTTCAACCGCAGCTTCTGCGGGAAGAACG CCACGCTCTACGGCCTCGGCGTGTACTTTGCGGCGCGCGCGGCCATCTCGGCACGGGACCGGTACTCGCCACCCAGCGCCAAGGGCACCAAGTTCATCTTCGTGGCCAAGGTGCTGACCGGGGAGTTCACGGCTGGGCAGCCGGGGCTGCGGGCACCCCCGCTGCGGGAGGGGTCCGGGGCCCACCAGCGCTACCACAGCGTCGTGGATGACCCCCGGCAGCCTGACATCTTCGTCATCTTCAACGACACCCAGGCCTACCCCCAGTACCTCATCAcctgccgctgccgccgccgccgccatgggGCCCCCCCTGACCCCCCCGGCAGCCGCTCTGGTTCAAGGACCCCCCCTTAG
- the LOC120411766 gene encoding erythroblast NAD(P)(+)--arginine ADP-ribosyltransferase-like: MAPLAHTLALLAMTMATAAIEVVPLDMAQNSFDDQYQGCGPAMAAALPALNRSEFQQNPLFAEVWANATAKWQEKGSCVSYLPSDQAIALMAYTMDDLHEQFNAAVRKAGSSPREYRDNFHFKALHFLLTDALATLRGQKCYDVFRGVSNKQFKAQRGQKVRFGQFASTSLSKAVAQRFGTDTVFQVHTCHGGYIQRFSCFSFEKEVLIPPFETFEVTNVTQDKKGEWIQLRSTGTLSNYNCEWLKDGSGPRDPPLLRGLLLATTALAVASGIL, from the exons ATGGCTCCCCTGGCTCAcaccctggccctgctggcaaTGACCATGGCCACTGCGGCCATCGAGGTGGTGCCCCTGGACATGGCCCAGAACTCCTTCGATGACCAGTACCAGGGCTGTGGCCCTGCCATGGCCGCGGCGTTGCCGGCCCTCAACCGCTCTGAGTTCCAGCAGAACCCTCTGTTCGCCGAGGTCTGGGCGAACGCCACGGCCAAGTGGCAGGAGAAGGGGTCCTGTGTGTCCTATCTGCCCTCTGACCAGGCCATCGCCCTCATGGCCTACACGATGGATGACCTGCACGAGCAGTTCAACGCGGCTGTGCGCAAAGCCGGGAGCTCCCCTCGGGAATACCGGGACAACTTCCACTTCAAAGCGCTGCATTTCCTGCTGACCGACGCCCTGGCGACACTGAGGGGACAGAAGTGTTATGATGTGTTCCGGGGGGTGAGCAATAAGCAGTTCAAGGCACAGCGTGGCCAGAAGGTCCGGTTTGGTCAATTTGCGTCAACGTCGCTTTCCAAAGCCGTTGCCCAGCGCTTCGGCACGGACACGGTGTTCCAGGTGCACACGTGCCACGGTGGGTACATCCAGCgattctcctgcttttcttttgagaaagaGGTGCTGATCCCACCCTTCGAGACCTTCGAGGTCACCAATGTCACCCAGGACAAGAAGGGGGAATGGATCCAGCTCCGCTCCACCGGGACCCTCAGCAACTACAACTGCGAGTGGCTGAAAG ATGGGAGTGGCCCCAGGGACCCCCCTCTCCTCAGAGGGCTTCTCCTGGccaccacagccctggcagtggccagCGGGATCCTCTGA